GCAATTCTGAAAGTCTCATTTTCATCTAAGCGcctactattattttttaatgagtttaTAATAGACAATAACTCATCTTCAGTGCCACTTTAATATCACTGCTATGGTTAACATAACAGTGTTTCTTTTCCCTTGCTCTTATGCAAAATTAATGCATATTAATAAAAGTACGGTAAGGGTCACGTAAGATTCTAATACAGCACACAATTCTGGGTGTTAAATTGTACGCATAGGATTTTCTGGAGTATAGCGGCAATCCCATATTTCCTGGCCCAAAACAACCTTTTTAAAAGATCGGGATTGTTTTCATAAGAGAGGGACTCCATGtttaaagctagaaaaaaataaatcaaacacgtGGAGAAACACCTTTGAGAGCCTGCAGGACAACTTTTAAGTAGTCAGACTTGGGAAGGAAAAGCTGTCACCGGCTTACACGTCCGGAGTTCCAGGTTGCATTGGGATTCCAAGAGTCGCCAAGCTCTAGCCGCGGTGGGACTCGAAGTCAGAGCCATGAGCTCTCTACACCCCTCCTCAGCCGACTCCGCGGCCCACGCTCGCCAGAGCGTCCCATTCAGTCTGGGCTTCCGCCTCAGAACCTAGAAAGCTAGGAGATGGATACGATGCCTAAATTACCCCACACTTGGACTCTTCAAAGCCCCACCTTCTAGACCAAGACTGTCTTCTAtccaggaagaaggggagggattCGTGAGTAGAAAAGCAAGCAGTCTGCCTCGGAAACACCAAGGGTCATAAACCTGAATTAGGCGCGAGAGAACAGCATCTGTGTTTCTCGCGATGTCTCGTTAATGACGTAGACTTCTCAAGTCCTCTTCGAGTTTCATTGGCTGCGGAATGTCGAGAGGGGGTAAGGAAAGTAGCGGTAAGGCCCCGCCCCCGTACGGGAGCCAATCCTGAGCAGCCCAGGGGACAAACCCGGAAGCAAGATTCGCAGCGGCGACTTTCCTCTGTAAGGTGGGTAATTCCTCCAGGTCCCGGACCAGGTTTCCAGGTTGAGTAGCAGTTAAGAACTACTGGGTCCAAAGGGGTGGTCACCTTAGGCCCTTACCGAGCCCTGGAGGTCAGGCCATTTGGCGGGTCCTAGGTAAGATCATGGTGGCTTCTTCGATTTGGGCTGTTTGGAAGGCCGCGGGCCTGCGAGTGACTAGCCGGTGGCAGAGTCGGGTCTGGCGGCCGTCTTTCCTCCGCCCCGCCCGCCTCACTACACCCTCTAGTTCTCAGACTTTATTCCCTGCTCCCCCTTGTCGCCCGTGAATCCCCGGCTTCAGCACATCTGTACTGCGTTTTGCTGAGAACAAAATATAGTGCAGTAAAAGTAATGtggaactttttaatttgaagatcGGGCTTTCAGCTCCACAGAAGGGTCCTTGATCTGAATTTAACAGGTTGTTTTAATCTGTCACTGAATTTGTCACCCTATTACTTCCTAATCGGATATCATCGAGTAAGAAtcttgatcattttatttttaaaccctGAACGAAGAAGATGCATCTgggtttgactttttaaattaaatatattttatctggaACTTTAAAAGTTCAGAATTTATATGAAGGGCTATGGAAAAAGAAAGACTTCTTGTGGGAAGTCAGTGAGATTTGtgctaaaatattattatatctgATGTAAATACAAGCGATCCATACTTTATGTAGGTATCTGTTACCTATTTAATGAATTTGATCACTTTTGTGTTGCGAGGTTCAGAAAATAGcttgagaataaagaaaaaagtggaaACTCCAAGGGAACTAATATAACACAAAGCAAGTCCGATGAGGTCTCTCAATAGACTCCAAAAAGTTGGATGGACCTTAGAAATTCTTTGTACAATCCTTACATTTTACAATGAAGTTACAGACCTAGAGAAGTTACTGGTCATAAGTGATAGATTTAAGCTTGAGTTTCATGATCCTGCTTCTAGTAAGCAATATTTAATATCACAGTAGATTTGTATATTCTTAAATTTGTGGAATTTAGTAGAACAAAATTAGTATCTTAGGTGTATGACTAATTCTGGATCTTCTCAGAATCTATTCCAGGCAGAATCAAATGACAGggctttaattaaatttaatactATTGCTGTTTCTCAATACTTGCTGTATACAAGTGGAACTTAAATGTTAGTTAAACAAAGTCCCTAGCCTTAAGTTCATGATCTTTAAGCATCAGAAACAAAGTTCATggtaaaacaagacaaaatatagcaccaaaaagaacaaaggagaaagatCTAATTGGGAGGTTCAAGAACGAATGAAAGGGAGAACATTCTGAGAACAGTCTTGAAAGATTGGTTAAGATTTCAAAAAgtgcagtttggagactgataaattatatttttaaaataacattttcattttctttaattgattAAGGCTTATGTGCTCTGTAACTCTTTAAGCTgatattaatttgtaaattaatattGCAGCTAAGTAGAATAAACATCTGCCGGAAGCTTTCTTCCATCTCCAGGAATGGGTGAATTATGACCCTCCTATATACTCAAGGTATCTAGATAGGGCTCATATTATCTTTGCAGTCACCTGCACCAGACAGGAATCTTCTTGAGGAAAAGACATGGATCTTGTTCATTATTGAATCCCAGTTcctaaaaaatcatattttttgagTGAATGAGTAAATGACAACCAAAATTCAGTTCAGAAACAAGGAGCCAACTAAGAACTATAGTTTTCTGTCAGCAAATAGGTCTACTTTTTGAAGCAATTAGTTTTCCTAGGCCTGAAATTATTAAAGTAGAAATAGGATAATTATTACAAATATAGTGATAAAATTATCTGTACCAGTGAGAGATTTGGGAAAGATATCATTTGGGGCCTATTTTGTCTTAAGAATTTTTTCAAATTGTCtcttaaaaactagaaatttttGTTTATGCTTTGTATTATCTATGCATCTGGTTTATAAAAATTGTcattatatctgtatttattgTATTAGTTATACTTCAAAAAATTTAAGCATTCATCACCCTCCACTGAATACCATCATACTTAAACTAATAGGTTCAAAATAACAGGCATAGCCATTCATTTactagaaggaaaagaagaatggcTAGATCGTTAAAGATCATAGATAACTGAAATCTGTTAGCTCCAGTATTTAATATGATTAATGAGCATCTTGAGAAAACAACCAGTTTAGATAATGTTTATTTGTGCATGCTTGCAAAACTGGTTTCTGTGCTATTGATAAAGCTTCAGTTAGTGTTTTGCTaataatttttgtgtttgtgttttcagATCTTGATGAAAACAATAAAGCAGGCATAATTCATCCCTAGAAAGATTATATCCTAGCATTTGAAATGCTTTTTACTTAGAAtagtatttaaaaatggaaaaaacaaaaataaatgatgaagGAAAACCAGACCCAGAGAATTCTTTGGACTTTTCTGAACATTTTAATCAACTTGAATTGTTGGAAACACATGGACATCTTATTCCCACTGGTACCCAAAGTCTCTGGGTAGGCAATTCTGATGAAGATGAAGAGcaagatgaaaaaaatgaagagtggtatcaattacaagaaaaaaaaatggagaaagatcCAAGCAAATTGCTGCTTTGGGCTGCTGAAAAAAAtcgggtaaaaaaaaaaaaaaggaaaaaaggggaaCCATAACATAGTAAGAAAAACTTTGGGTTTAGAACCTAAAGACCTGCCCCACCCCTCTATTTGATCTTTGAGCAAATTCCATTTCTGAACCTCTAGTTTCTTATATGTAAAAATGGCCACCATAATATCTGTCTCTGTTGTACAGGATGGTGAGAATCAAATTAAGCAATGTACGCAAAAGCACATATTAAATTATAAACTGTCATGTTAGGTATTATTTGGGGGTTTAAGAATAATTAACAATAAGGATAGCAAGcaattatctatatttttaaagcatttataaGTTATTAGAATTATCCTATGGGtaaacattgtttaaaataggtaaaatggaaattaacatttattaaataccaaCTGTACCAGTTAGCTTActacattgttttatttaatcctcacgtATCCATACAATAAGTGTTAATATTAATTTTCCCAGGATTATCCTAGTAGAATTAACACGAAAAAACTATTCTTTCTACTTGGCCACTTCCACTTCACTTTATTATGTTCTCCCATGTCTGTTGGTAAACTAATACCTATAAGAATTTAGCATTGTTTAATAGCTTTTTAGCTCTAGAACACCCAGCAGCCCTCTAGAGGTTcataaattaaactgaaaatcaCTGCCTGGTGGCAAGTTTCTGAGGTCATATTCAGAAGGAATTGAGCCTTTAAGTCCTTGGATTTCCTTTCACCATTTTATTCTTAaaggaaatttcatttttataagttttatataCTATTTATTCGAATGATGCTAttataagaaaattaatgttaTATTTCCTTTGCAGATGAAATATAGAATAGTAAACATAATTATAGCCTGTATTATTCATTTAGGGCTAAAGCTTTTGTGCAGTAAGTCTTAATTAGACCAGGACTAAATGTGTGGTTTGATATTCAGAGAATCAGATTCTTAGAAGCAACTGAGTATAGTTAACACTAAATTGTTCATTAGTAAACCAGTTGCCCTATTGccccaaaaaagaaatcttaaattattttcattttaaaattcatctcttaacagttttttatttaacttaattaaatgtaaaactgctgaacaatttcattttctttatttattgttttgcttcGAGTTGGGTTTTTTgaagagctctttttttttttttttccttttcagcttACTACAGTGCAGAGACTACTTTCTGAGAAAGCCACTCATGTAAACACTAGAGATGAGGATGAGTATACCCCTCTTCATCGAGCAGCCTACAGTGGACATTTAGATATTGTCCGTGAACTGGTTGCGCAAGGGGCAGATGTGCATGCAGTAACTGTGGATGGCTGGACACCTCTGCATAGTGCTTGTAAGTGGAACAATACCAGAGTGGCTTCTTTCTTACTTCAGCATGATGCAGATGTCAATGCTCAAACAAAAGGCCTTCTGACTCCCTTGCATCTTGCTGCTGGAAACAGAGACAGCAAAGAGACCCTAGAACTCCTCCTAATGAACCGTTATATCAAACCAGATTTGAAGAACAACTTGGAAGAAACTGCATTTGATATTGCCAGGAGGACAAGTATCTATCACTACCTCTTTGAAATTGTGGAAGGCTGTAcaaattcttcacctcagtcttaatagTTCTAGTAATTTTCTTAAGTTTGTAAGTACCAGTGCCTCCTTTGTGTGTGACATAAAATATTCCCATTATACAAAGTTGACATCAAAAGTCTTACTACAAAAATTCAGTGCTACTCAGTATAATGTTCTTCCTAGTGAATCGTCTGATCTTGATGTCAAAAATGTATTTGAGAGTTGTTTAGATATATCTTTAATGATTTCTGTGGAGTTGTGATTTTTAAGAGGAATAATTTTAACTTACCTTTACTTAAAAACTTGACACGGGTAGAACAGAAACTAAAGATATTTTTGGTGCTGATCCaagagaaatgtatttttaaatacccCATTATCCTGGATCTTTGTTGAgtatttaatatattaacatgtatttttataaagttaGGTGActccaaatttaatttaaaagtctTAAATATATTGGAACAGCTCAGCTGTCTACATTATCAAATTCAGTTGCTTTCACTGTAAACCAGAAAAAGTAACATACTagtgactttaaaaaatacaattaaaaaaagcctagattttttctttatataacagaaaattttgaaaagtagTTAGCTGGGCATTTAGTCCATGAATTTTACATACTGCCTCCCCTGCCACAGTTCACACAACCCTGTGCACAGTCCTACCTCACCCTGGTTAACCTACATAATCCTTATTATGGTGAGTCAGTATGACCTTTTAGAGATGCACACAACTATCCCTTAGTCCAGGAGATCATATTATATCTGCTACCCAACTGGTTTTACTTGCCTAATCCTGCTGGGTCAGCCTCTGCTCATAAAATCTCTTTTGAGTTCACCAAAAATATCAATTTTCCAAGGTCCTCAGTTTATTCAAACCATTACAAGAGCAAAGTGACAAGGGTAAGGAATTCTAAGAGTAAGGGGATTATGATTATATTGGGACTAG
This portion of the Ictidomys tridecemlineatus isolate mIctTri1 chromosome 4, mIctTri1.hap1, whole genome shotgun sequence genome encodes:
- the Ankrd49 gene encoding ankyrin repeat domain-containing protein 49, coding for MEKTKINDEGKPDPENSLDFSEHFNQLELLETHGHLIPTGTQSLWVGNSDEDEEQDEKNEEWYQLQEKKMEKDPSKLLLWAAEKNRLTTVQRLLSEKATHVNTRDEDEYTPLHRAAYSGHLDIVRELVAQGADVHAVTVDGWTPLHSACKWNNTRVASFLLQHDADVNAQTKGLLTPLHLAAGNRDSKETLELLLMNRYIKPDLKNNLEETAFDIARRTSIYHYLFEIVEGCTNSSPQS